One genomic window of Musa acuminata AAA Group cultivar baxijiao unplaced genomic scaffold, Cavendish_Baxijiao_AAA HiC_scaffold_1137, whole genome shotgun sequence includes the following:
- the LOC135671057 gene encoding uncharacterized protein LOC135671057 has translation MGPRAVCWPVTSLLFSSLLLVALGTDSSTMSIESLDSTIRDRAFDLLSRGRTGVAYEVPLPSSLSGVRASVQRMRSGNLWSRGARLGSLHVPPRTTTVPFVRRLVVVHQDLGNRSSSFFNVPGYSLLAPVVGCLAYDASGGSTSNATRKLELRVLGDPISITFPRVTLPAGLNATIECARLGPHGSVVQLADAASDNACAATRTGHFTMVVPSSVASSAPDTARETTWRVWAVACGSGVVGLLLVGLVGMGIMRLTRNRKMEEMEQQAEEGEDLGTTWAGRSKMPSAAMSRTKAVMEDGTTAP, from the coding sequence ATGGGGCCAAGAGCGGTGTGTTGGCCTGTCacctctctcctcttctcctccttgttgCTCGTCGCCCTTGGAACGGACTCGTCGACCATGTCGATCGAGTCCTTGGATTCGACGATTCGCGACCGTGCTTTCGACCTGTTATCTCGAGGTCGAACAGGTGTGGCATACGAGGTGCCTCTTCCTTCGAGTCTCTCCGGCGTCAGAGCTTCTGTCCAAAGGATGAGGAGCGGGAATCTGTGGAGCAGAGGAGCCCGTCTCGGCTCCCTCCACGTCCCTCCGAGGACGACGACCGTCCCGTTCGTGAGGCGGCTGGTCGTCGTCCACCAAGACCTCGGCAACCGGTCGTCGTCCTTCTTCAACGTCCCCGGCTACTCCCTCCTCGCTCCCGTCGTCGGCTGCCTCGCTTACGACGCATCCGGTGGTTCCACTTCCAACGCCACCCGGAAGCTGGAGCTCAGAGTTCTGGGAGATCCCATCTCCATCACCTTCCCCCGAGTCACATTGCCGGCGGGACTGAACGCCACGATCGAGTGCGCCCGCCTCGGGCCGCACGGATCGGTGGTGCAGCTCGCCGACGCGGCGTCGGACAACGCCTGCGCCGCGACGAGGACAGGGCACTTCACCATGGTCGTGCCGTCGTCCGTGGCGAGCTCGGCTCCGGACACGGCGAGGGAGACGACGTGGAGGGTTTGGGCGGTGGCATGTGGGAGCGGAGTGGTTGGGCTTCTATTGGTGGGTTTGGTAGGGATGGGAATCATGAGGTTGACGAGGAATAGGAAAATGGAGGAGATGGAACAGCAAGCAGAGGAAGGTGAGGATTTGGGCACAACCTGGGCCGGGAGGAGCAAGATGCCATCTGCCGCCATGAGTAGAACAAAGGCAGTGATGGAGGATGGAACTACTGCACCGTGA
- the LOC103999687 gene encoding ubiquitin-conjugating enzyme E2 10 isoform X1: MASKRILKELKDLQKDPPTSCSAGPVAEDMFHWQATIMGPPDSPYAGGVFLVTIHFPPDYPFKPPKVAFRTKVFHPNINSNGSICLDILKEQWSPALTISKVLLSICSLLTDPNPDDPLVPEIAHMYKTDRNKYEASARSWTQKYAMG; the protein is encoded by the exons ATGGCCTCGAAGCGGATCTTGAAGGAGCTCAAGGACCTCCAGAAGGATCCTCCCACGTCCTGCAGCGCAG GTCCTGTGGCAGAAGACATGTTTCACTGGCAAGCAACAATAATGGGTCCTCCGGATAGTCCTTATGCTGGGGGTGTCTTTCTTGTCACCATCCACTTTCCTCCTGATTATCCATTCAAACCACCTAAG GTAGCATTCAGGACAAAGGTCTTCCATCCAAATATTAACAGCAATGGCAGCATTTGTCTTGACATCTTGAAGGAGCAGTGGAGTCCTGCGTTGACAATCTCTAAG GTGTTGCTTTCCATCTGTTCTCTTTTGACAGACCCAAACCCCGACGATCCTTTGGTCCCAGAGATTGCACACATGTACAAGACTGATCGGAACAAGTATGAGGCTTCCGCGAGAAGCTGGACCCAGAAGTATGCAATGGGTTAG
- the LOC103999687 gene encoding ubiquitin-conjugating enzyme E2 10 isoform X2 — MFHWQATIMGPPDSPYAGGVFLVTIHFPPDYPFKPPKVAFRTKVFHPNINSNGSICLDILKEQWSPALTISKVLLSICSLLTDPNPDDPLVPEIAHMYKTDRNKYEASARSWTQKYAMG, encoded by the exons ATGTTTCACTGGCAAGCAACAATAATGGGTCCTCCGGATAGTCCTTATGCTGGGGGTGTCTTTCTTGTCACCATCCACTTTCCTCCTGATTATCCATTCAAACCACCTAAG GTAGCATTCAGGACAAAGGTCTTCCATCCAAATATTAACAGCAATGGCAGCATTTGTCTTGACATCTTGAAGGAGCAGTGGAGTCCTGCGTTGACAATCTCTAAG GTGTTGCTTTCCATCTGTTCTCTTTTGACAGACCCAAACCCCGACGATCCTTTGGTCCCAGAGATTGCACACATGTACAAGACTGATCGGAACAAGTATGAGGCTTCCGCGAGAAGCTGGACCCAGAAGTATGCAATGGGTTAG